From a region of the Corallococcus coralloides DSM 2259 genome:
- a CDS encoding amidohydrolase family protein: MTTPREPLPAHAHSEHEDADAPVPCLASSPAATWRERGIQMPMPALADEEGPRVDPGLPPVVDAHVHLFPDRVFEAVWRWFDRYGWPIRYKLHTPHVLSFLLSRGVERVVALHYAHKPGMARALNAFVAEVAKAEPRVIGLGTVYPGEPGAVAILEEAFALGLKGVKLHCHVQAFSPDAPQLNELYEACARAGRPLVMHSGREPSSAQYPVDPHQLCAAERVERVLKDHPTLKLCVPHLGADEFDAYARLLERHDTLWLDTTMAVGGYFPVPLPKKALEIRPERILYGTDFPNIPYAWDRELRALAGLGLDEAALAGVLGGNTLSLYGEC, from the coding sequence ATGACGACCCCCCGCGAGCCCCTTCCCGCGCATGCTCACAGCGAGCACGAGGACGCCGACGCGCCGGTGCCGTGCCTGGCCTCCTCGCCGGCCGCGACCTGGCGGGAGCGGGGCATCCAGATGCCCATGCCCGCGCTGGCGGACGAGGAGGGGCCCCGCGTGGACCCCGGCCTGCCGCCCGTCGTGGACGCGCACGTGCACCTGTTCCCTGATCGCGTCTTCGAAGCGGTGTGGCGCTGGTTCGACCGCTACGGCTGGCCCATCCGCTACAAACTGCACACGCCCCACGTGCTGTCGTTCCTCTTGTCCCGGGGCGTCGAGCGCGTGGTCGCCCTGCACTACGCCCACAAGCCGGGCATGGCGCGCGCGCTCAACGCCTTCGTGGCGGAGGTGGCGAAGGCCGAGCCCCGCGTCATCGGCCTTGGCACCGTGTACCCGGGCGAGCCCGGCGCCGTCGCCATCCTGGAGGAGGCGTTCGCCCTGGGGCTGAAGGGCGTGAAGCTGCACTGCCATGTGCAGGCCTTCTCCCCGGACGCGCCCCAGCTGAACGAGCTCTATGAAGCGTGCGCCCGGGCGGGCAGGCCGCTCGTGATGCACTCGGGGCGGGAGCCGTCCAGCGCCCAGTACCCGGTGGATCCGCACCAGCTCTGCGCCGCGGAGCGGGTGGAGCGCGTGCTCAAGGATCATCCCACGCTCAAGCTGTGCGTGCCGCACCTGGGGGCGGACGAGTTCGACGCGTACGCGCGCCTCCTGGAGCGCCATGACACGCTCTGGCTGGACACGACCATGGCGGTGGGCGGCTACTTCCCCGTGCCCCTCCCCAAGAAGGCGCTGGAGATCCGGCCCGAGCGCATCCTCTATGGGACGGACTTCCCCAACATCCCCTATGCGTGGGACCGGGAGCTGCGGGCGCTGGCCGGGCTGGGGCTGGACGAGGCCGCGCTCGCGGGGGTGCTGGGCGGCAATACGCTGTCGCTCTACGGGGAGTGTTGA
- a CDS encoding response regulator, with protein MSNFILVVDDDASHRTLICDALQEMGYATIEAKNGREALDLLEDDIPGAVLLDLRMPVMSGWGLLDALKKMPRARNLPIIIISGYGFEWEAELVGAAGYISKPVDLDKVRTTVQQIVGPPEVAMVH; from the coding sequence ATGTCGAACTTCATCCTGGTCGTCGACGACGACGCGAGTCACCGCACGCTCATCTGCGATGCCCTCCAGGAGATGGGCTATGCCACCATCGAGGCCAAGAACGGCCGCGAGGCGCTGGATCTGCTGGAGGACGACATCCCGGGCGCCGTGCTGCTGGACCTGCGCATGCCCGTCATGAGCGGCTGGGGCCTGCTGGACGCGCTCAAGAAGATGCCCAGGGCGCGCAACCTGCCCATCATCATCATCTCCGGCTACGGCTTCGAGTGGGAGGCGGAGCTGGTGGGCGCCGCGGGCTACATCTCCAAGCCGGTGGACCTGGACAAGGTGCGCACCACCGTGCAGCAGATCGTCGGGCCGCCGGAGGTGGCCATGGTGCACTGA
- a CDS encoding TatD family hydrolase — protein MPEPLPLFDAHLHPEALTDQDLESMRFFGVERALVVAHHFPEPTAKGLRQHFDQLVEKQLPRLERLGIRAWAALGVHPRCIPRRGLSEVLGHLPDYFEGGRVVALGETGLHVGGEEEEEAFLEQLALARQLKLRVVVHTPLKDKERHTRRILTLLRQSGLLPSRALVDHANARTVRTILEVGHWAGLTLHPEALQADRAVALVRRLGSERLVLDSDAGDGAGDILGLARTANLLGKAKLSERIVRRVTRDNAARFFQIHD, from the coding sequence GTGCCCGAGCCGCTCCCGCTCTTCGATGCGCACCTCCACCCGGAGGCCCTGACGGACCAGGACCTGGAGTCCATGCGCTTCTTCGGCGTGGAGCGGGCCCTGGTGGTCGCGCACCACTTCCCGGAGCCCACGGCCAAGGGGCTGCGCCAGCACTTCGACCAGCTGGTGGAGAAGCAGCTGCCGCGCCTGGAGCGCCTGGGCATCCGCGCCTGGGCCGCCCTGGGCGTGCACCCGCGCTGCATCCCGCGCCGGGGGCTGTCCGAAGTCCTGGGCCACCTGCCGGACTACTTCGAGGGCGGCCGGGTGGTGGCCCTGGGTGAGACGGGGCTGCACGTGGGCGGCGAGGAGGAGGAAGAGGCCTTCCTGGAGCAGCTGGCCCTGGCCCGCCAGCTCAAGCTGCGCGTGGTGGTGCACACGCCGCTCAAGGACAAGGAGCGCCACACGCGGCGCATCCTCACGCTCCTGCGCCAGTCGGGCCTGCTGCCCTCGCGCGCGCTGGTGGACCACGCCAACGCGCGCACCGTGCGGACCATCCTGGAGGTGGGCCACTGGGCCGGCCTCACCCTGCACCCGGAGGCCCTCCAGGCGGACCGGGCGGTGGCCCTGGTGCGGCGGCTGGGCAGCGAGCGCCTGGTGCTGGATTCCGACGCGGGCGACGGCGCGGGGGACATCCTGGGGCTCGCGCGCACGGCGAACCTGCTGGGCAAGGCGAAGCTGTCCGAGCGCATCGTCCGGCGGGTCACCCGGGACAACGCCGCCCGCTTCTTCCAGATCCACGACTGA
- the glmU gene encoding bifunctional UDP-N-acetylglucosamine diphosphorylase/glucosamine-1-phosphate N-acetyltransferase GlmU, with translation MTALAAVVLCAGKGTRMKSEKAKVLHPILGRPLCAYPLKRALELGATHVVPVVGHQASEVEKSIRSHFPDAPLRFALQKEQKGTADAVKAAQDALKGHDGRVLILYGDVPLLRKETLQALLAAHDAAGGALALVSTTLEDPTGYGRVIREGGKVARIVEHKDCTPEQRAVKECNAGIYSVDAAFLWKALAEIKPVNAQGEYYLTDLVEMAAKLGPVGAVDADATETAGVNDKVELAARARVLQQRINEAHMRAGVSIQDPATAYIEEGITIGTDTEIGPSVSLMAGTVIGKGVIIGQGSVLTASVVADGTHIKPYSVLEEARVGERCIIGPFSRLRPATELAEEVHLGNFVETKKARIGKGSKANHLTYLGDANIGAGCNIGAGTITCNYDGVNKHLTELGDGVFIGSDSQLVAPVKVGDGGYVGAGTTVTKNVPPGSLAVSRAPQVVKEGWVAAKKARQVKVKAG, from the coding sequence ATGACAGCTCTGGCGGCGGTTGTGCTGTGCGCGGGCAAGGGCACGCGGATGAAGTCGGAGAAGGCCAAGGTCCTTCACCCCATCCTCGGCCGGCCCCTCTGCGCCTATCCCTTGAAGCGGGCCCTGGAACTGGGCGCCACGCACGTGGTGCCGGTGGTGGGCCACCAGGCCTCGGAGGTGGAGAAGTCCATCCGCTCCCACTTCCCGGACGCGCCCCTGCGCTTCGCGCTCCAGAAGGAGCAGAAGGGGACCGCGGACGCGGTGAAGGCGGCCCAGGACGCGCTGAAGGGCCACGACGGCCGCGTGCTCATCCTCTACGGAGACGTGCCGCTCTTGCGCAAGGAGACGCTCCAGGCGCTGCTCGCCGCGCATGACGCCGCGGGCGGAGCGCTGGCGCTGGTGTCCACCACGCTGGAGGACCCCACCGGCTACGGCCGCGTCATCCGCGAAGGAGGCAAGGTCGCGCGCATCGTGGAGCACAAGGACTGCACCCCGGAGCAGCGCGCGGTGAAGGAGTGCAACGCGGGCATCTACTCCGTGGACGCGGCCTTCCTCTGGAAGGCGCTGGCCGAAATCAAACCCGTCAACGCGCAGGGCGAGTACTACCTCACCGACCTGGTGGAGATGGCCGCGAAGCTGGGCCCCGTGGGCGCGGTGGACGCGGACGCCACGGAGACCGCGGGCGTGAACGACAAGGTGGAGCTGGCGGCGCGCGCCCGCGTCCTCCAGCAGCGCATCAACGAAGCCCACATGCGCGCGGGCGTGTCCATCCAGGACCCGGCCACCGCGTACATCGAAGAGGGCATCACCATTGGCACCGACACGGAGATTGGCCCCAGCGTGTCGCTGATGGCCGGCACCGTCATCGGCAAGGGCGTCATCATCGGCCAGGGCAGCGTGCTCACGGCTTCGGTCGTGGCGGATGGCACCCACATCAAGCCCTACTCCGTGCTGGAGGAGGCGCGTGTGGGCGAGCGCTGCATCATCGGCCCGTTCTCCCGGCTGCGCCCCGCCACGGAGTTGGCAGAGGAAGTGCATCTGGGGAACTTCGTGGAGACGAAGAAGGCCCGCATCGGCAAGGGCAGCAAGGCCAACCACCTGACTTACCTGGGCGACGCGAACATCGGCGCGGGCTGCAACATCGGCGCGGGCACCATCACCTGTAACTATGACGGGGTGAACAAGCACCTGACCGAGCTGGGCGATGGCGTCTTCATCGGCTCGGACAGTCAACTGGTGGCGCCGGTGAAGGTGGGGGACGGCGGGTATGTCGGCGCGGGCACCACGGTGACGAAAAATGTGCCTCCTGGGAGCCTCGCTGTGTCCCGTGCGCCACAGGTGGTGAAGGAGGGTTGGGTGGCGGCCAAGAAGGCACGGCAGGTGAAGGTGAAGGCTGGTTAG
- a CDS encoding ABC transporter ATP-binding protein — protein MTPPPAEPAGQELAIDARGLVKRFGTFTALDGLELQIPRGAFYAFLGPNGAGKSTSIALLTGVYGPDQGTIRMLGVDAVARPLDVKQRVGVVPEELSLFERLTGRQYLTFCARMYGLDGAQAASRAVELLELTELTYKAGALVAEYSKGMRRRLAIAAALIHAPELVLLDEPFEGIDVLAAGVIRELLRELSRRGVTLLLTTHVLEIAERLATHAGVIRGGRMLDQGPVEQLRQRHGVSTLEAVFEKLIAVPAARNAKLSFYGEPAANVVPLRRESA, from the coding sequence ATGACGCCCCCTCCTGCTGAACCCGCCGGCCAAGAGCTGGCCATCGACGCCCGCGGCCTCGTCAAGCGCTTCGGTACCTTCACCGCGCTGGACGGCCTGGAGCTTCAGATTCCACGGGGCGCCTTCTACGCGTTCCTCGGCCCCAACGGCGCCGGCAAGTCCACCTCCATCGCGTTGCTCACCGGCGTGTACGGGCCGGACCAGGGCACCATCCGCATGCTCGGCGTGGACGCCGTGGCCAGGCCCCTGGACGTGAAGCAGCGCGTGGGCGTGGTGCCGGAGGAGCTGAGCCTCTTCGAGCGCCTCACCGGCCGCCAGTACCTCACCTTCTGCGCGCGCATGTACGGGCTGGACGGCGCCCAGGCCGCGTCGCGCGCGGTGGAGCTGCTGGAGCTGACGGAGCTCACGTACAAGGCGGGCGCGCTGGTGGCGGAGTACTCCAAGGGCATGCGCCGCAGGCTCGCCATCGCCGCGGCGCTCATCCACGCGCCGGAGCTGGTGCTGCTGGATGAGCCCTTCGAGGGCATCGACGTGCTCGCCGCGGGCGTCATCCGCGAGCTCTTGCGCGAGCTGTCGCGCCGGGGCGTGACGCTGCTGCTCACCACGCACGTGCTGGAGATCGCCGAGCGGCTGGCCACGCACGCGGGCGTCATCCGGGGCGGGCGCATGTTGGACCAGGGCCCGGTGGAGCAGCTTCGCCAGCGCCACGGCGTGTCCACGCTGGAGGCGGTGTTCGAGAAGCTGATCGCCGTGCCCGCCGCGCGCAACGCGAAGCTGTCGTTCTACGGTGAGCCCGCGGCGAACGTGGTGCCGCTGCGCCGGGAGTCCGCGTGA
- the glmS gene encoding glutamine--fructose-6-phosphate transaminase (isomerizing) has translation MCGIVGYVGDKESAPILVSGLKKLEYRGYDSAGVAVVGGNQLNVVRATGKLRNLENRVVQDLPKGTTGIGHTRWATHGRPSDENAHPHTYKNVAVVHNGIIENHLALKAELRARGHVFSSETDSEVFAHLISAEVERGVDLPDAVRTAIKQVKGTYGLVVVCSNDPGRIVCTKDASPMVLGLGQGQNFIASDVPALLEHTRDFVYMEEGDLAVVTAAKVDIFNREGKLVNRPTRRIDWTPMMAEKGGYKHFMHKEIHEQPRAIADTLRGRMLLTEGDVHFETWNLTQEQVQTFTKVTILACGTSWHSGVAGKHMIESLARLPVEVELASEFRYRDPIVEKSHLVIAISQSGETADTLAAFKEAKRLGAHTMAICNVIGSAMTREANLHVLTNAGPEIGVASTKAFTTQLVTLYLLAVKLGRMRGTLSVEGAQEHLTHLTQVPKMIEDVLKCEPQVKRVAREFMNAQDFLFLGRGPMHPVALEGALKLKEISYIHAEGYAGGEMKHGPIALIDEKMPVVVIAPKQPHIAYEKIIGNIEEVRARGGKVIAILDEDDNQADTLADHVIRIPAACALLAPVVATIPLQLLAYHVAEMRGNDVDQPRNLAKSVTVE, from the coding sequence ATGTGCGGGATTGTTGGCTACGTCGGTGACAAGGAATCTGCTCCCATCCTGGTGTCGGGCCTGAAGAAGCTCGAGTACCGGGGCTATGACTCCGCGGGCGTCGCGGTGGTGGGCGGCAACCAGCTCAACGTGGTGCGCGCCACGGGCAAGCTGCGCAACCTGGAGAACCGCGTGGTGCAGGACCTGCCCAAGGGCACCACCGGCATCGGCCACACGCGCTGGGCCACGCACGGCCGTCCCTCCGACGAGAACGCCCACCCGCACACGTACAAGAACGTCGCGGTGGTGCACAACGGCATCATCGAGAACCACCTGGCGCTCAAGGCGGAGCTGCGCGCGCGCGGCCACGTCTTCTCGTCGGAGACGGACTCGGAAGTGTTCGCGCACCTCATCTCCGCGGAGGTGGAGCGCGGCGTGGACCTGCCGGACGCCGTGCGCACGGCCATCAAGCAGGTGAAGGGCACCTACGGCCTGGTGGTGGTGTGCTCCAACGACCCGGGCCGCATCGTGTGCACGAAGGACGCGTCGCCCATGGTGCTGGGCCTGGGCCAGGGCCAGAACTTCATCGCCAGCGACGTGCCGGCGCTGCTCGAGCACACGCGTGACTTCGTCTACATGGAGGAGGGCGACCTGGCGGTCGTCACCGCGGCGAAGGTCGACATCTTCAACCGCGAGGGCAAGCTGGTGAACCGCCCCACGCGCCGCATCGACTGGACGCCGATGATGGCGGAGAAGGGCGGCTACAAGCACTTCATGCACAAGGAGATCCACGAGCAGCCCCGCGCCATCGCGGACACGCTGCGCGGCCGGATGCTCCTCACCGAAGGCGACGTCCACTTCGAGACCTGGAACCTCACGCAGGAGCAGGTCCAGACCTTCACCAAGGTCACCATCCTGGCCTGCGGCACGTCCTGGCACTCGGGCGTGGCCGGCAAGCACATGATTGAGTCGCTGGCGCGGCTGCCGGTGGAAGTGGAGCTCGCCAGCGAGTTCCGCTACCGCGACCCCATCGTGGAGAAGAGCCACCTGGTCATCGCCATCAGCCAGTCCGGCGAGACGGCGGACACGCTCGCGGCCTTCAAGGAAGCGAAGCGGCTGGGCGCGCACACCATGGCCATCTGCAACGTCATCGGCAGCGCGATGACGCGTGAGGCGAACCTGCACGTCCTCACCAACGCGGGCCCGGAGATCGGCGTCGCGTCCACCAAGGCGTTCACCACGCAGCTCGTGACGCTGTACCTGCTGGCGGTGAAGCTGGGCCGCATGCGCGGCACGCTGTCCGTGGAGGGCGCGCAGGAGCACCTGACGCACCTGACCCAGGTGCCGAAGATGATCGAGGACGTCCTCAAGTGCGAGCCGCAGGTGAAGCGCGTGGCGCGCGAGTTCATGAACGCGCAGGACTTCCTCTTCCTCGGCCGCGGCCCCATGCACCCGGTGGCGCTGGAGGGCGCGCTCAAGCTGAAGGAGATCTCGTACATCCACGCGGAGGGCTACGCGGGCGGTGAGATGAAGCACGGCCCCATCGCGCTCATCGACGAGAAGATGCCCGTCGTGGTCATCGCGCCGAAGCAGCCGCACATCGCCTACGAGAAGATCATCGGCAACATCGAGGAGGTCCGCGCGCGCGGCGGCAAGGTCATCGCCATCCTCGACGAGGACGACAACCAGGCGGACACCCTGGCCGACCACGTCATCCGCATCCCCGCCGCCTGCGCGCTGCTCGCGCCGGTGGTGGCCACCATCCCGCTGCAGCTGCTCGCGTACCACGTGGCGGAGATGCGCGGGAACGACGTGGACCAGCCGCGCAACCTGGCCAAGAGCGTGACCGTCGAGTAG
- the ggt gene encoding gamma-glutamyltransferase — protein MGAVGRQSFRALGLAVLLVATQAGAARPYRGGAVATAYPPASEAALQMLDKGGNAVDAAVAAAFAAAVVGPYHSGVGGGGFALVHDAKSGGTQVLDFREVAPKGASRDMYLKDGALVPGLSTDGALSVAVPGAVAGYLELLSKHGKLKPAVVLAPAIRLAKQGFWVTPKYQQMATGRAECLRQDPEAARIFLTPNAQGTPDVPPVGHLIKQPDLARTLERIAKGGAKAFYAGPVAQALVKTVQDAGGLLTQEDLTNYRTRPATPLETTYRGHRILTMPPPSAGGLAVVQVLGMLQQLRPQGVPYRDPESLHLYVEAVRRAYVDRAKYLGDPAFVQVPLERLTSPGHIADLAGGIDPKKATPSLSLLPQAAGLPASTLRKDAGPLTPEPEKKNTTHISVIDKDGNAVAMTTTVNYSFGSCLVAKGTGVLLNDEMDDFAAQPGVPNAYGLVTGEPNAIQPGKVPLSSMSPTLVFTKEDPKRVMLAVGSPGGSTIPTTVIQAISNVVDHGMDVTRAVGTGRLHHQYLPDELWVDRWGLEPATLSTLEAKGHKLRRVDAWGDAEAVYSDPRTHLRYSSSDPRNEGAATGQD, from the coding sequence ATGGGAGCTGTGGGACGACAGTCGTTCCGCGCGCTGGGACTCGCGGTGTTGCTGGTGGCGACTCAGGCGGGTGCGGCACGTCCCTACCGGGGAGGTGCGGTGGCCACGGCGTATCCGCCCGCGAGCGAGGCCGCGCTCCAGATGTTGGACAAGGGCGGCAACGCGGTGGACGCGGCGGTGGCGGCGGCGTTCGCGGCGGCGGTGGTGGGCCCCTACCACTCCGGCGTGGGTGGGGGCGGGTTCGCGCTGGTGCACGACGCGAAGTCAGGCGGAACGCAGGTGCTGGACTTCCGGGAGGTGGCTCCGAAGGGCGCCTCGCGCGACATGTACCTGAAGGACGGCGCGCTGGTGCCGGGCCTGTCCACGGACGGCGCCCTGAGCGTGGCGGTGCCGGGCGCGGTGGCGGGCTACCTGGAGCTGTTGTCCAAGCACGGCAAGCTCAAGCCCGCGGTGGTGCTGGCCCCGGCCATCCGGCTGGCGAAGCAGGGCTTCTGGGTGACGCCCAAGTACCAGCAGATGGCCACCGGCCGCGCGGAGTGCCTGCGCCAGGATCCGGAGGCCGCGCGCATCTTCCTGACGCCCAACGCGCAGGGCACGCCGGACGTGCCGCCGGTGGGCCATCTCATCAAGCAGCCGGACCTGGCGCGCACGCTCGAGCGGATCGCCAAGGGCGGCGCGAAGGCCTTCTACGCGGGCCCGGTGGCGCAGGCGCTGGTGAAGACGGTGCAGGACGCGGGCGGGCTGCTCACGCAGGAGGACCTGACGAACTACCGCACGCGCCCGGCCACGCCGCTGGAGACCACCTACCGCGGGCACCGCATCCTCACCATGCCGCCGCCCAGCGCGGGCGGGCTGGCGGTGGTGCAGGTGCTGGGCATGCTCCAGCAGCTGCGGCCACAGGGCGTGCCGTACCGCGACCCGGAGTCGCTGCACCTCTACGTGGAGGCCGTGCGGCGCGCGTACGTGGACCGCGCGAAGTACCTGGGTGACCCGGCCTTCGTGCAGGTGCCGCTGGAGCGGCTGACGTCGCCCGGCCACATCGCGGACCTGGCGGGCGGCATCGACCCGAAGAAGGCCACGCCCAGCCTGTCGCTGCTGCCGCAAGCGGCGGGCCTGCCGGCCTCCACGCTGCGCAAGGACGCGGGGCCGCTCACGCCGGAGCCGGAGAAGAAGAACACCACGCACATCTCCGTCATCGACAAGGACGGCAACGCGGTGGCCATGACGACCACGGTCAACTACAGCTTCGGCTCGTGCCTGGTGGCCAAGGGCACCGGCGTGCTCCTCAATGACGAGATGGACGACTTCGCCGCGCAGCCGGGCGTGCCCAACGCGTACGGGCTCGTCACGGGGGAGCCCAACGCCATCCAGCCCGGCAAGGTGCCCCTGTCCTCCATGTCGCCCACGCTGGTGTTCACCAAGGAGGACCCCAAGCGGGTGATGCTCGCGGTGGGCAGCCCCGGCGGCTCCACCATCCCCACCACCGTCATCCAGGCCATCAGCAACGTGGTGGACCACGGCATGGACGTGACGCGCGCGGTGGGCACGGGCCGCCTGCACCACCAGTACCTCCCGGACGAGCTGTGGGTGGACCGGTGGGGCCTGGAGCCGGCGACGCTGTCCACGCTGGAGGCGAAGGGCCACAAGCTTCGCCGGGTGGACGCCTGGGGCGACGCGGAGGCCGTCTACAGCGACCCGCGCACCCACCTGCGCTATTCCTCCAGTGACCCGCGCAACGAGGGCGCCGCGACGGGCCAGGACTGA